From a single Rutidosis leptorrhynchoides isolate AG116_Rl617_1_P2 chromosome 5, CSIRO_AGI_Rlap_v1, whole genome shotgun sequence genomic region:
- the LOC139849191 gene encoding uncharacterized protein has protein sequence MTNEERNGDINDDIDIHDTEMVYQDDHEVNSEKELDYETEIDWERNTNREFTQPDHEQAEEDQEDQEEELVPTEQEIQNDVYSGSATTKRYVPRGPTQMKKTWEQTELERKIIVVNEFGQPVNKKSCELTHFMGVLARSGKQCPLYKRWHKTKFDIRGDADKWILQSIAKKVMSEKNKRNRQKRSLHPLIGKKSYAQIREELKEQMKELSKELPEGSLDEPGPDDIYAQVRGTAKHGQAEMYGLGVRVSDVWGEVRSREALCKENVKLKAELQEYKQHEKQKNVMTDNTVVNPHASTNNGIITNTPLQVGKEVHLKSINNPTLIVTKGRLRSFDPLTVVGGIKIGPCWGEVHVQVVIKGDEKVIRPFELFTTMIVATDVAIAWPTSLLSVVPLD, from the exons ATGACTAATGAAGAACGAAATGGTGACATCAATGATGACATCGATATTCATGATACAGAGATGGTGTACCAAGATGACCATGAAGTTAATTCTGAAAAAGAATTGGATTATGAAACAGAGATTGATTGGGAGCGGAACACAAACCGTGAATTTACTCAACCTGATCATGAACAAG CGGAAGAAGATCAAGAAGATCAAGAAGAGGAACTTGTCCCAACAGAACAAGAAATTCAAAATGATGTTTATAGTGGATCAG CAACAACTAAACGCTACGTGCCAAGAGGACCAACACAAATGAAAAAGACATGGGAACAAACAGAATTGGAGCGAAAAATTATCGTTGTAAATGAATTTGGACAACCTGTTAATAAAAAAAGTTGTGAGCTTACCCATTTCATGGGTGTGTTAGCTAGGAGTGGGAAGCAATGCCCTCTTTACAAACGTTGGCATAAA acAAAATTTGACATTCGTGGAGATGCTGATAAGTGGATCCTTCAATCTATTGCAAAAAAG GTCATGAGTGAGAAAAATAAACGTAATCGGCAAAAAAGGTCATTGCACCCATTGATCGGCAAAAAGAGTTATGCACAAATTCGTGAGGAACTAAAG GAACAAATGAAAGAACTTTCCAAGGAATTACCAGAAGGTTCACTCGATGAGCCTGGACCAGATGATATCTATGCACAAGTTAGGGGTACAGCTAAACACGGACAAGCAGAAATGTATGGTCTCGGTGTTCGTGTATCAGATGTTTGGGGTGAAGTCAGGAGTCGTGAGGCTTTATGCAAAGAGAACGTCAAGTTGAAAGCAGAACTCCAAGAGTATAAACAACATGAAAAACAAAAGAACGTTATGACAGATAATACCGTTGTTAAtcctcatgcatcaacaaataatggCATAATTACCAATACACCACTACAG GTTGGCAAAGAAGTCCACTTAAAGAGCATTAATAATCCAACCCTAATTGTCACAAAAGGCAGGCTTCGTAGTTTTGACCCACTAACAGTGGTTGGAGGAATAAAGATTGGTCCATGCTGGGGTGAAGTACATGTTCAAGTCGTAATAAAAGGTGATGAAAAGGTGATAAGACCATTTGAACTTTTTACTACAATGATAGTGGCTACCGATGTGGCTATTGCGTGGCCAACTTCTTTACTCTCG GTTGTGCCACTTGATTAA
- the LOC139849192 gene encoding uncharacterized protein, which translates to MECVVCHTSRYKISEDDSDDEDNLTANDHNKVPAKVLHYFPLVPRLQRLYMSSEATASMRWHEEGRTKDGLLRHLADSPAWQTFDHKYPEFAKGIPTPPRNNIDVYLAPVVDELKLLWDHGVETCDSSTNSNFQMRAGMRYAYRKDKNSFDDTEELETKPTCLTGSDVLNELNGIDLLPICIRNSLPKHVRSVVIKLCRYYRRLCCKVLDPTKLVQMENDIGKILCDMERIFPPSFFDVMVHISVHLAYEARIEYLATLKYYVRNRSKPEGSISEGYLADECLAFCSLYFADNVETIHNKKSRNYEDGGKEDGLPIFSMPGRPIGARKMSLLSLDLLTRAHSYVLFNCSELESFRIEHLSILHRENKKECQHLIQRMHYNKFEKWFGKHVRKLHKQGVDRISEDLRHLENGPSENVTTYKGYIVNGYRFQIKQTEKKRKMQNSGVMLEARTNSFSSVRDKNPIVGAVTYYGVLKEIIELQYGTDKKVVLFRCDWISNVQVKRKMKTGLQCSIFID; encoded by the exons ATGGAGTGTGTCGTATGTCACACGTCACGCTATAAAATAAGTGAAGATGATTCAGATGATGAGGATAACTTAACAGCCAATGATCATAATAAGGTCCCAGCAAAGGTTTTGCATTACTTTCCTCTCGTCCCGCGTTTGCAAAGGTTATATATGTCATCTGAAGCTACTGCCTCCATGAGATGGCACGAAGAGGGTCGCACGAAAGATGGTTTACTGAGACATCTGGCAGATTCACCAGCTTGGCAAACTTTTGATCATAAATATCCTGAATTTGCAAAAGGAATCCC GACTCCTCCAAGGAATAATATAGACGTATATTTGGCACCTGTAGTGGATGAGCTAAAGTTGTTATGGGATCATGGAGTAGAGACATGTGATTCATCAACAAACAGTAACTTTCAAATGCGTGCTGGTATG AGATATGCGTATCGGAAGGATAAAAATTCGTTTGATGACACGGAAGAGTTGGAGACTAAACCAACTTGCTTGACAGGGTCAGACGTTCTTAATGAGCTAAATGGTATTGAT TTGCTTCCAATTTGCATACGAAATAGTCTGCCTAAGCATGTCCGCTCTGTTGTGATCAAGTTGTGTCGTTACTATAGACGCTTATGCTGTAAAGTTCTCGATCCAACTAAATTGGTTCAAATGGAAAATGATATTGGAAAAATACTTTGCGATATGGAGAGGATTTTTCCACCATCGTTCTTTGACGTAATGGTTCATATTTCTGTTCACCTTGCTTATGAGGCTAGAATTGA GTATTTAGCCACATTAAAATATTACGTGCGAAACAGGAGTAAACCTGAGGGTTCAATATCAGAAGGATATCTAGCTGATGAATGTTTGGCGTTTTGTTCATTATACTTCGCTGACAATGTCGAGACTATACATAACAAGAAAAGTAGAAACTATGAAGATGGTGGTAAGGAGGATGGTCTACCAATATTTTCTATGCCGGGTCGACCCATTGGTGCTAGAAAAATGTCTTTACTATCTCTAGATCTTTTGACTAGAGCACATTCATATGTGTTGTTCAATTGTAGTGAACTGGAATCCTTTAGAAT AGAACATCTGAGTATTCTTCATCGTGAAAATAAGAAAGAATGTCAGCATTTGATACAGCGTATGCACTATAATAAATTCGAGAAATGGTTTGGGAAACAT GTTCGTAAGCTGCATAAACAAGGTGTAGACAGAATATCAGAAGATCTAAGGCATTTGGAAAATGGCCCATCTGAGAATGTGACAACATATAAGGGATATATCGTTAATGGTTATCGTTTTCAAATCAAACAGACAGAGAAGAAAAGGAAAATGCAAAATAGTGGAGTAATGCTCGAGGCAAGAACAAACAGCTTCTCAAGTGTTAGAGATAAAAATCCCATCGTTGGGGCCGTAACATATTACGGGGTATTAAAAGAAATCATTGAGCTACAATATGGTACTGACAAAAAAGTAGTCTTGTTCCGATGTGACTGGATCTCAAACGTTCAAGTCAAAAGGAAGATGAAAACGGGTTTACAATGCTCAATTTTCATCGATTGA